DNA sequence from the Flavobacteriales bacterium genome:
TAGACCTGGATACCTTCTGAGGCAGATATTGGAGAAAGGTTGGCTGGTTATGTTGGTATGGATGGCGCTATCGTACCACCGTTACATGGCCGATCCTTCTCCAGTGGTTGCCGTAACAATCCACCGCATTCACCAACCACACGTATACATCCTCCTGCACAATCTCCGTACTGTTATTGGCAGTACCATCCCAACCTTGCAGATTGGTGGTGTTGAAGATCAGGTTACCCCAGCGGTCGAAGATGTACATCTCGAATTCACAGTAGTTGTATTGGGCCACCGTGAAGTATTCGTTATGTGTATCCCCGTTGGGTGAGAATGCATTGGGAATATAAATGCTGGAGATATCCTTGATACATACAGTTTCAGGAATGGTATCCCGGCAACCGTATT
Encoded proteins:
- a CDS encoding gliding motility-associated C-terminal domain-containing protein, which gives rise to PKEALLMNPVINFFDKSSDAISWQWDFGDSTYSTSQNPIHTYADTGCYQVKLYIENQYGCRDTIPETVCIKDISSIYIPNAFSPNGDTHNEYFTVAQYNYCEFEMYIFDRWGNLIFNTTNLQGWDGTANNSTEIVQEDVYVWLVNAVDCYGNHWRRIGHVTVVR